One stretch of Pseudomonas fragi DNA includes these proteins:
- a CDS encoding S9 family peptidase, whose product MTESAYPNSAPIAHKIEGSDPYSWLQNRDSDEVLDYLKAENRYQEAQLADQAALRETLFQEIKGRIRETDLSLPSPWGPYLYYTRTNAGDEYPRHYRCPRPVDDSLQVDENAEHLLLDPNALADGGFISLGAFSISPDHQRLAYSLDTSGEETYRLFVKELSSDTVTELPFEDCDGSMTWANDSQTLFFAGLDDTHRPHKLFRHTLGETTAHEVFHEADGRFFLHCYRSSSEQQLIVLLNSKTTSESWVLDANLPRQPFSCLAPRVENHDYSVDHGLFEGQWAWFIRTNQDGINFALYYAFGEVPSRNDWQLLIAHSDSVMLEGMTLNAQALCLSLREGGLPIIEIRPEGLAPYRVQLPDAAYSLYVQDSLEFDSKSIRLRYEALNRPAQVRQLTLATGEQSVLKETPVLGPFNADDYVSQRLWATAPDGTQVPISLVVKRDVQGQPTPLYLYGYGAYGECLDPWFSHARLSLLDRGVAFAIAHVRGGGELGEAWYRAGKQEYKPNTFSDFIACAEHLIDQGLTRSEQLVISGGSAGGLLIGAVVNQRPELFKAAIAEVPFVDVLNTMLDPDLPLTVTEYDEWGNPQEPQVYERIKAYAPYENVTAQAYPAMLVIAGYNDSRVQYWEAAKWVAKLRATKTDDNLLLLKTELEAGHGGMSGRYQGLRDVALEYAFVFKVLGIVSETESRSS is encoded by the coding sequence TGACCTGTCACTGCCCTCCCCTTGGGGCCCGTATCTGTATTACACGCGCACCAACGCCGGTGATGAGTACCCGCGCCATTACCGTTGCCCGCGCCCGGTCGATGACAGCCTGCAGGTGGACGAAAACGCCGAACATCTGTTGCTGGACCCCAATGCATTGGCCGATGGCGGCTTTATTTCCCTGGGCGCGTTCAGCATCAGCCCGGATCACCAGCGCCTGGCCTACAGCCTGGATACCAGCGGCGAAGAAACCTACCGCCTGTTTGTCAAAGAGCTGAGCAGCGACACCGTCACCGAACTGCCGTTTGAAGACTGCGATGGCAGCATGACCTGGGCCAATGACAGTCAAACCCTGTTTTTCGCCGGGCTGGACGACACCCATCGTCCGCACAAGTTGTTTCGCCACACCCTCGGCGAAACAACTGCCCATGAAGTCTTCCATGAAGCGGACGGGCGATTTTTCCTGCATTGCTACCGGTCAAGTTCTGAACAGCAACTGATAGTGTTGCTTAACAGTAAAACCACCAGCGAAAGCTGGGTGCTGGACGCCAACCTGCCGCGCCAGCCCTTCAGCTGTCTGGCACCCCGGGTCGAAAACCACGACTACAGTGTCGACCACGGTCTGTTTGAAGGCCAGTGGGCGTGGTTTATCCGCACCAATCAGGACGGCATCAACTTTGCCCTGTATTACGCCTTTGGCGAGGTGCCGTCGCGCAATGACTGGCAGCTGCTGATCGCCCATAGCGACAGCGTGATGCTGGAAGGCATGACCCTCAACGCCCAGGCCTTGTGCCTGAGCCTGCGCGAGGGTGGCTTGCCCATTATCGAAATCCGTCCCGAGGGCCTTGCGCCATATCGCGTGCAACTGCCGGACGCGGCCTACAGCCTGTATGTGCAAGACAGCCTGGAATTTGACAGCAAGTCCATTCGCCTGCGTTACGAAGCGCTGAATCGACCGGCGCAGGTCCGCCAATTAACCCTCGCCACCGGCGAACAAAGCGTGCTCAAGGAAACCCCGGTACTGGGGCCGTTCAATGCCGATGACTACGTCAGCCAGCGGCTGTGGGCCACTGCACCCGACGGCACTCAGGTGCCGATCAGCCTGGTGGTCAAACGCGATGTGCAAGGCCAGCCTACCCCGCTTTACCTGTATGGCTATGGCGCCTACGGCGAATGCCTCGACCCGTGGTTTTCCCATGCCCGCCTGAGCCTGCTCGACCGCGGCGTGGCGTTTGCCATTGCCCATGTGCGTGGCGGTGGCGAGCTGGGTGAAGCCTGGTATCGCGCTGGCAAGCAGGAATACAAGCCCAACACCTTCAGTGACTTTATCGCCTGTGCCGAACACCTGATCGACCAAGGGCTGACCCGCAGCGAACAGCTGGTGATCAGTGGCGGCAGCGCGGGCGGCCTGCTGATCGGTGCCGTAGTCAACCAGCGGCCGGAGCTGTTCAAGGCCGCCATTGCCGAAGTGCCGTTTGTGGACGTGCTCAACACCATGCTTGACCCGGACTTGCCATTGACCGTTACCGAATACGACGAGTGGGGCAACCCGCAAGAGCCGCAGGTGTATGAGCGCATCAAGGCCTACGCGCCGTACGAGAACGTCACAGCCCAGGCCTACCCGGCGATGCTGGTGATAGCCGGCTACAACGACAGTCGCGTGCAATATTGGGAAGCGGCCAAATGGGTGGCCAAGCTGCGTGCCACCAAGACCGATGACAACCTGCTGTTGCTCAAGACCGAGCTGGAGGCCGGTCATGGCGGCATGAGCGGGCGCTATCAGGGCTTGCGCGACGTGGCACTGGAATACGCATTTGTATTCAAGGTGCTGGGGATTGTGTCTGAAACCGAATCCCGTAGCAGCTGA